The following are encoded together in the Vigna angularis cultivar LongXiaoDou No.4 chromosome 9, ASM1680809v1, whole genome shotgun sequence genome:
- the LOC128194082 gene encoding 7-methylxanthosine synthase 1-like isoform X2 — MNGGEGETSYTKNSLLQRKVASMVKPILEDTVKRFMSNLSSERCWKVADLGCSSGPNSLFFVSDILSIVDNASFSLNQGMPRALQIYMNDLFGNDFNSIFKFIPDFFQRIHEEKNDNHVRCFIHATPGSFYGRLFPDDYIHFFHSSYSLHWLSQAPKSSSNTDEPLNKGNIYITSTSLPSIREAYFSQFAKNFELFLKSRSEEVKSDGVMVLPFIGRDETHKIGNPAEVVGMVLNDMVQEGLLEEKKLDFFDLPVYGPTAEEVRQVIEEEGSFAIQTLRTFSIGWDANLHEDVDDSILDSKMKGEFVAKSIRAVSEPLFSVEFGEDTTDEIFKRFEKKVSQLIEFQTLEYTNVSVSMAKVS, encoded by the exons ATGAATGGTGGTGAAGGAGAAACCAGCTATACCAAAAACTCCTTACTTCAG AGAAAAGTGGCAAGCATGGTGAAACCTATACTTGAAGATACTGTAAAACGGTTTATGTCAAACTTGAGTTCCGAAAGATGTTGGAAAGTAGCAGATTTGGGATGCTCTTCGGGGCCAAATTCACTCTTTTTTGTGTCAGACATTTTAAGCATCGTGGATAATGCTAGCTTCAGCTTAAACCAGGGTATGCCACGCGCATTGCAAATTTACATGAATGATCTATTTGGAAATGATTTCAACAGCATCTTCAAGTTCATCCCTGACTTCTTCCAAAGAATACATGAAGAAAAAAACGACAACCATGTACGATGTTTTATTCATGCAACACCTGGAAGCTTCTATGGAAGACTTTTTCCTGATGATTACATCCACTTCTTTCATTCTTCTTACAGTCTTCACTGGCTATCACAG GCACCAAAAAGCTCGAGCAACACAGACGAACCACTCAACAAGggaaatatttatataacaagTACAAGCCTTCCTTCCATCCGTGAAGCATACTTTAGCCAATTTGCAAAGAATTTCGAACTTTTTCTAAAATCACGTTCAGAGGAAGTAAAGTCAGATGGTGTTATGGTACTTCCATTCATCGGTAGAGATGAAACCCATAAAATTGGTAATCCTGCAGAGGTAGTTGGAATGGTACTCAATGACATGGTCCAAGAG GGTTTActtgaagagaaaaaattagACTTCTTTGATCTTCCTGTATATGGTCCCACTGCTGAAGAAGTTAGACAAGTGATTGAAGAAGAAGGATCCTTTGCCATTCAAACATTGAGGACTTTCAGCATAGGTTGGGATGCAAATCTTCACGAGGATGTCGATGATTCTATACTTGATAGCAAAATGAAAGGAGAGTTCGTAGCCAAGTCCATCAGAGCTGTTTCTGAACCTCTTTTTTCAGTTGAGTTTGGGGAAGATACCACGGAtgaaattttcaaaagatttgaaaagaaaGTTTCCCAACTCATTGAATTTCAGACTTTGGAGTATACTAATGTGTCAGTGTCCATGGCCAAAGTTTCTTga
- the LOC128194082 gene encoding 7-methylxanthosine synthase 1-like isoform X1: MATERVLHMNGGEGETSYTKNSLLQRKVASMVKPILEDTVKRFMSNLSSERCWKVADLGCSSGPNSLFFVSDILSIVDNASFSLNQGMPRALQIYMNDLFGNDFNSIFKFIPDFFQRIHEEKNDNHVRCFIHATPGSFYGRLFPDDYIHFFHSSYSLHWLSQAPKSSSNTDEPLNKGNIYITSTSLPSIREAYFSQFAKNFELFLKSRSEEVKSDGVMVLPFIGRDETHKIGNPAEVVGMVLNDMVQEGLLEEKKLDFFDLPVYGPTAEEVRQVIEEEGSFAIQTLRTFSIGWDANLHEDVDDSILDSKMKGEFVAKSIRAVSEPLFSVEFGEDTTDEIFKRFEKKVSQLIEFQTLEYTNVSVSMAKVS, encoded by the exons ATGGCAACAGAGAGAGTGCTTCACATGAATGGTGGTGAAGGAGAAACCAGCTATACCAAAAACTCCTTACTTCAG AGAAAAGTGGCAAGCATGGTGAAACCTATACTTGAAGATACTGTAAAACGGTTTATGTCAAACTTGAGTTCCGAAAGATGTTGGAAAGTAGCAGATTTGGGATGCTCTTCGGGGCCAAATTCACTCTTTTTTGTGTCAGACATTTTAAGCATCGTGGATAATGCTAGCTTCAGCTTAAACCAGGGTATGCCACGCGCATTGCAAATTTACATGAATGATCTATTTGGAAATGATTTCAACAGCATCTTCAAGTTCATCCCTGACTTCTTCCAAAGAATACATGAAGAAAAAAACGACAACCATGTACGATGTTTTATTCATGCAACACCTGGAAGCTTCTATGGAAGACTTTTTCCTGATGATTACATCCACTTCTTTCATTCTTCTTACAGTCTTCACTGGCTATCACAG GCACCAAAAAGCTCGAGCAACACAGACGAACCACTCAACAAGggaaatatttatataacaagTACAAGCCTTCCTTCCATCCGTGAAGCATACTTTAGCCAATTTGCAAAGAATTTCGAACTTTTTCTAAAATCACGTTCAGAGGAAGTAAAGTCAGATGGTGTTATGGTACTTCCATTCATCGGTAGAGATGAAACCCATAAAATTGGTAATCCTGCAGAGGTAGTTGGAATGGTACTCAATGACATGGTCCAAGAG GGTTTActtgaagagaaaaaattagACTTCTTTGATCTTCCTGTATATGGTCCCACTGCTGAAGAAGTTAGACAAGTGATTGAAGAAGAAGGATCCTTTGCCATTCAAACATTGAGGACTTTCAGCATAGGTTGGGATGCAAATCTTCACGAGGATGTCGATGATTCTATACTTGATAGCAAAATGAAAGGAGAGTTCGTAGCCAAGTCCATCAGAGCTGTTTCTGAACCTCTTTTTTCAGTTGAGTTTGGGGAAGATACCACGGAtgaaattttcaaaagatttgaaaagaaaGTTTCCCAACTCATTGAATTTCAGACTTTGGAGTATACTAATGTGTCAGTGTCCATGGCCAAAGTTTCTTga